One Bacillus amyloliquefaciens DSM 7 = ATCC 23350 DNA window includes the following coding sequences:
- the trpD gene encoding anthranilate phosphoribosyltransferase — MNKFLQLCVNGRTLKTGEAEKLMEMMMNGDMSQCEIGGILSILAHRGETAEELAGFVKVMRARAQAADGLEDVVDTCGTGGDGISTFNISTAAAITASAAGAKVAKHGNRSVSSKSGSADVLEKLGVSIQATPDSVKRSIETKQMGFLFAPLFHSSMKHVAAARKELGFRTVFNLLGPLSNPLQAKRQVIGVYSSEKARLMASALEQFDVRHVMLVSARDGLDELSITAPTDVIELKNGERLEYSVSPEQFGFAEGSLKDIQVSSAEESALLIQNIFANEAPSSALHITALNAGAAIYTAGLAKDLGEGTKTALETIQNGDAKKQLERLKQKEEEIYA, encoded by the coding sequence ATGAACAAATTTCTGCAATTGTGCGTTAATGGCCGCACGCTGAAAACCGGAGAAGCCGAAAAGCTGATGGAGATGATGATGAACGGAGATATGTCGCAGTGTGAAATCGGCGGTATTTTATCAATATTAGCCCATCGGGGTGAAACGGCGGAGGAGCTTGCCGGATTTGTGAAAGTGATGCGGGCGCGTGCACAAGCTGCAGATGGCCTCGAGGATGTCGTTGATACGTGCGGGACAGGCGGAGACGGGATTTCTACGTTTAACATATCAACGGCAGCGGCAATTACAGCCTCTGCCGCCGGAGCTAAAGTTGCCAAGCACGGAAATCGTTCCGTTTCGTCTAAAAGCGGCAGCGCGGATGTGCTGGAGAAACTGGGGGTTTCCATTCAAGCCACTCCGGACAGCGTCAAACGCAGCATTGAAACGAAGCAAATGGGGTTTTTGTTTGCGCCGCTGTTTCATTCGTCAATGAAGCATGTCGCTGCCGCGAGAAAAGAGCTTGGCTTCCGAACCGTATTTAACCTGCTCGGCCCGCTCAGCAACCCGCTGCAGGCGAAGCGGCAGGTGATCGGCGTCTATTCATCTGAAAAAGCGCGCCTGATGGCAAGCGCACTGGAACAATTTGATGTCAGGCACGTCATGCTTGTATCGGCGCGTGACGGATTAGATGAACTGTCCATCACAGCACCGACCGATGTCATTGAGCTGAAAAACGGGGAACGTCTGGAATATTCCGTGTCACCCGAACAATTCGGTTTTGCAGAAGGTTCACTGAAGGATATTCAGGTGAGTTCAGCGGAAGAAAGCGCGCTCCTCATTCAGAATATTTTTGCAAATGAAGCCCCGTCATCCGCTCTGCATATTACCGCTTTAAATGCGGGCGCGGCCATTTATACGGCAGGTCTTGCAAAAGATCTGGGAGAAGGAACAAAAACAGCTTTAGAAACCATTCAAAACGGAGATGCCAAAAAGCAGCTCGAACGTCTGAAACAGAAAGAGGAAGAAATATATGCTTGA
- the aroB gene encoding 3-dehydroquinate synthase, with product MKELEVRTASSAYPVYIGEGIRKQAAALLASLNRPLTKILLVIDAEVDRLYGDEMFTLLNETWDVKKVIVPSGEEAKSLEEYERIQTEAIAFHMDRSSCMIAFGGGVTGDLAGFCAATFMRGIDFIQMPTTLLAHDSAVGGKVAVNHKLGKNLIGAFYQPKAVIYDTELLKTLPEQELRSGMAEVIKHAFIADHAFLEKLLTFDTLHGLTSAELNEMIYKGISIKSAVVREDEKEEGIRAFLNFGHTLGHAVEAEYGYGRITHGDAVALGMQFALYVSEQVAGCKMNRKELTQWLRGLGYPGSIRQDIETPVLSARMMNDKKTRGGMTQFIVLKELGEAQDCMLSKDELENLLNKWRMEETA from the coding sequence ATGAAGGAGCTTGAGGTTCGGACAGCTTCCTCCGCATATCCCGTGTATATCGGTGAAGGCATTAGGAAACAGGCCGCTGCACTTTTGGCTTCGCTGAACAGGCCGCTGACAAAAATTCTGCTCGTTATCGACGCTGAAGTCGACCGGCTTTACGGTGATGAAATGTTCACGCTTTTAAACGAAACATGGGACGTGAAAAAAGTGATCGTTCCAAGCGGAGAAGAAGCGAAGTCATTGGAAGAGTATGAACGGATTCAAACGGAAGCGATCGCTTTCCATATGGACCGTTCCTCATGTATGATCGCGTTCGGAGGCGGCGTGACGGGTGATTTGGCCGGCTTTTGCGCAGCGACTTTTATGCGCGGAATTGATTTCATCCAAATGCCGACGACGCTGCTGGCCCATGACAGCGCGGTCGGCGGCAAGGTGGCTGTCAATCACAAACTCGGAAAGAACTTAATCGGCGCGTTTTATCAGCCAAAAGCGGTGATTTATGATACAGAGCTTCTGAAAACCCTGCCGGAACAAGAGCTGAGATCGGGCATGGCTGAAGTGATCAAACATGCGTTTATTGCAGATCACGCTTTTTTAGAAAAGCTGCTCACGTTTGATACGTTACACGGACTGACAAGCGCTGAGCTGAATGAAATGATTTATAAAGGAATTTCAATAAAATCGGCCGTCGTGCGTGAGGACGAAAAGGAAGAGGGGATAAGAGCTTTCCTGAATTTCGGCCATACGCTCGGCCACGCCGTTGAGGCGGAATACGGCTACGGCCGGATTACACATGGAGATGCAGTCGCCCTCGGCATGCAGTTTGCTCTTTACGTAAGTGAACAGGTTGCGGGATGCAAGATGAACAGAAAAGAACTCACGCAATGGCTGAGAGGACTCGGCTACCCGGGAAGCATCAGACAGGATATTGAAACGCCGGTTCTCTCCGCCAGAATGATGAATGATAAAAAAACGCGCGGAGGCATGACTCAGTTCATCGTATTGAAGGAATTAGGCGAAGCACAGGACTGTATGCTTTCAAAAGATGAGCTTGAAAACTTGCTGAACAAATGGCGAATGGAGGAAACAGCATGA
- a CDS encoding protein-glutamate O-methyltransferase, translating into MEPYEIFITKWKKITGVDLSLYKEAQMKRRLTSLYEKKGFRDFQEFAAALEKDKLLLNETLDRMTINVSEFYRNYKRWEVLETSILPLLNHNKPLKIWSAACSTGEEPYTLAMILNQQAGLAGFDILATDIDEKALSKAKRGIYQERSLQEVPASVKSRFFTKQDDNSYQVKQEIQKNIRFKRHNLLADSYEQDFDLIVCRNVFIYFTEKAKEELYVKMAGSLKKNGNLFVGSTEQIFSPEKFGLESTDTFFYQKR; encoded by the coding sequence ATGGAGCCTTACGAAATTTTTATCACGAAGTGGAAAAAAATAACCGGCGTTGATTTATCTTTATACAAAGAAGCACAGATGAAAAGGCGGCTGACGTCCCTTTATGAAAAAAAGGGATTCAGGGATTTTCAGGAATTTGCGGCCGCTTTGGAAAAAGACAAGCTATTATTAAATGAAACATTGGACAGAATGACGATCAATGTTTCTGAATTTTACCGAAATTATAAACGGTGGGAAGTTCTTGAAACTTCCATTCTTCCGTTATTAAACCATAACAAACCGTTAAAAATATGGAGCGCGGCCTGTTCAACGGGGGAAGAACCCTATACCTTGGCGATGATTCTCAACCAGCAGGCGGGACTGGCCGGATTTGATATATTGGCGACAGATATTGATGAAAAGGCGCTCAGCAAAGCCAAGCGGGGCATCTATCAGGAGCGCTCGCTGCAAGAGGTGCCGGCTTCCGTAAAAAGCCGCTTTTTCACCAAGCAGGACGACAACAGCTATCAAGTAAAGCAAGAGATACAGAAAAACATCCGCTTTAAGCGGCACAACCTGCTTGCTGACAGCTATGAACAGGATTTTGACCTGATCGTCTGCCGCAACGTTTTTATTTATTTTACTGAAAAAGCGAAAGAAGAGCTGTATGTGAAAATGGCGGGCAGCCTGAAAAAGAACGGAAATCTGTTTGTCGGAAGCACAGAACAGATTTTCAGCCCGGAAAAATTCGGCCTTGAAAGCACCGATACATTTTTTTATCAAAAAAGATAG
- a CDS encoding phosphoribosylanthranilate isomerase — MKKPEIKYCGICSKRDYELAAASEADYLGFIFAASKRKVTPYEVRKWKQEIRTDKKHVGVFVNETIENIAQIASELSLDVIQLHGDESPEDALRLRPLVRSEIWKALRHGEGTLRQMDQFAPAVDGYVIDSSVKGMRGGTGIAFSWTRVPLYRKRAQNANKRCFIAGGVNPETITDLLKSGPCGIDLASGIEKNGQKDQTLIRLLEERMNHYVSISK, encoded by the coding sequence ATGAAAAAGCCTGAAATAAAGTACTGCGGCATCTGCTCAAAGCGTGATTATGAGCTTGCGGCAGCCTCAGAAGCGGATTATTTGGGATTCATTTTTGCCGCAAGCAAACGGAAGGTCACGCCGTATGAAGTACGGAAATGGAAACAGGAAATCCGGACAGATAAGAAACATGTCGGAGTATTTGTAAATGAAACGATAGAAAACATTGCGCAAATCGCTTCTGAATTGTCCCTTGACGTCATCCAGCTGCACGGTGATGAATCGCCTGAGGATGCCCTCCGTCTCCGTCCGCTTGTGCGCTCGGAGATATGGAAAGCGCTCCGTCACGGGGAAGGGACGCTCCGTCAGATGGATCAATTTGCACCCGCCGTCGACGGCTATGTCATTGATTCTTCAGTGAAAGGAATGAGAGGCGGCACGGGAATCGCGTTTTCATGGACCCGTGTCCCCTTGTACCGGAAGCGGGCTCAAAATGCAAACAAGCGCTGTTTTATCGCGGGCGGCGTTAATCCTGAAACGATTACTGATTTACTCAAGTCGGGCCCGTGCGGTATAGATCTTGCCAGCGGGATTGAAAAAAACGGACAAAAGGATCAAACACTGATCCGGCTTTTAGAAGAAAGGATGAACCATTATGTATCCATATCCAAATGA
- the trpE gene encoding anthranilate synthase component I, whose translation MNLQSDVSLFLKDSLTHRTIPIAETFTVDTITPIQMVEKLDRNITYLLESKDESSSWSRYSFIGLDPFITIKESHNTFAAADPKGHTLFEAGELRAVLDWMNESFRIKTPELDIPFSGGAVGYLSYDMIPLIEPSVRRHAKETDLEKCMLFVCRKIIAYDHETKQVHFIQYATLNGRETEEEKRAVFKENCAELRELIGILTEPKDIKEPFFSKATFDTPSFANVTSNYTKEGFMAGVNKLKEFIKAGDIFQGVLSQKFDIPVSRNSFELYRVLRIVNPSPYMYYIKLPDRDIVGSSPERLIRVHDRHLEIHPIAGTRRRGAGKKEDERLKKELMNDEKEKAEHYMLVDLARNDIGRVAEYGSVTVPEFTKVVSFSHVMHIISVVTGRLKQGVHPVDALMSAFPAGTLTGAPKIRAMQLLNELEPTSRETYGGCIAYIGFDGSIDSCITIRTMSVKNGTASVQAGAGIVADSVPEAEYEESCSKAGALLKTIQIAEDIFSDGEEKTDEQISAIVR comes from the coding sequence ATGAATTTACAATCGGATGTTTCTTTATTTTTAAAGGACAGTCTGACACACCGCACCATTCCAATCGCAGAGACTTTTACAGTCGACACGATCACACCCATTCAGATGGTTGAAAAACTGGACAGAAACATTACGTATCTGCTGGAAAGCAAGGATGAGTCGTCAAGCTGGTCAAGATATTCTTTTATCGGCCTCGATCCTTTTATCACGATTAAAGAGAGTCATAACACATTCGCTGCTGCTGATCCGAAAGGGCATACGCTGTTTGAAGCCGGAGAATTAAGAGCGGTGCTTGACTGGATGAATGAAAGCTTCCGCATTAAAACGCCCGAGCTTGATATTCCATTTTCGGGAGGGGCAGTCGGCTACCTGAGCTATGATATGATTCCTCTGATCGAGCCTTCTGTGCGAAGGCATGCGAAAGAAACAGATCTAGAAAAATGCATGCTGTTTGTCTGCCGGAAAATCATTGCGTACGACCATGAAACGAAACAAGTGCATTTTATTCAATATGCAACGCTTAACGGCCGGGAGACGGAAGAAGAAAAACGGGCCGTTTTTAAAGAAAATTGTGCGGAACTTCGGGAGCTTATCGGTATTTTAACAGAACCGAAGGATATAAAAGAGCCGTTTTTTTCAAAGGCAACGTTTGACACGCCGAGCTTTGCCAATGTGACATCTAATTATACGAAAGAAGGGTTTATGGCCGGCGTCAATAAACTGAAAGAATTTATAAAAGCGGGAGACATTTTTCAAGGGGTGCTGTCGCAAAAGTTTGATATTCCGGTATCCAGAAATTCATTTGAGCTGTACAGGGTGCTTCGCATCGTCAACCCTTCACCTTATATGTACTATATCAAACTGCCGGACAGAGACATTGTCGGCAGTTCGCCAGAGCGGCTGATCCGTGTGCATGACAGGCATCTGGAAATTCATCCGATTGCCGGAACGAGAAGAAGGGGCGCCGGAAAAAAAGAAGACGAACGCCTGAAAAAAGAGCTGATGAATGACGAAAAAGAAAAAGCTGAACATTACATGCTCGTCGATCTGGCGCGCAATGACATCGGCAGAGTCGCGGAGTATGGTTCCGTAACCGTTCCTGAATTCACAAAGGTCGTTTCTTTTTCACATGTGATGCACATCATCTCCGTTGTAACCGGCCGTTTAAAACAGGGCGTCCATCCCGTTGACGCGCTGATGTCGGCATTCCCGGCAGGAACACTCACGGGCGCTCCGAAAATCCGCGCGATGCAGCTTTTAAATGAATTAGAACCGACTTCAAGAGAGACCTACGGCGGATGTATCGCTTATATCGGATTTGACGGTTCGATTGATTCGTGTATTACCATCCGGACCATGAGTGTCAAAAACGGTACGGCGTCGGTTCAGGCGGGGGCGGGAATAGTCGCTGATTCCGTCCCGGAAGCTGAATATGAAGAGAGCTGCAGCAAAGCGGGGGCGCTTTTAAAAACGATTCAAATTGCAGAAGACATCTTTTCTGACGGGGAGGAGAAGACTGATGAACAAATTTCTGCAATTGTGCGTTAA
- the aroC gene encoding chorismate synthase → MRYLTAGESHGPQLTTIIEGVPAGLYITEEDINFELARRQKGHGRGRRMQIETDRAKITSGVRHARTLGSPIALVVENKDWTHWTKIMGAAPITEEEESEMKRQISRPRPGHADLNGAIKYNHRDMRNVLERSSARETTVRVAAGAVAKKILAELGIKVAGHVLQIGGVKAEKTDYTSIEDLKRVTEESPVRCYDEEAGRQMMAAIDEAKANGDSIGGIVEVIVEGMPVGVGSYVHYDRKLDSKLAAAVLSINAFKGVEFGIGFEAAGKNGSDVHDEIVWDEEKGYTRATNRLGGLEGGMTTGMPIVVRGVMKPIPTLYKPLKSVDIETKEPFSASIERSDSCAVPAASVVAEAAVAWEIANAVVEQFGLDQIDRIKENVENMRKLSREF, encoded by the coding sequence ATGAGATACTTAACAGCCGGAGAATCACACGGTCCGCAGCTGACGACGATTATAGAAGGTGTGCCAGCGGGGCTTTATATAACTGAGGAAGACATTAATTTTGAGCTTGCCAGACGTCAAAAAGGGCACGGCCGCGGACGCCGCATGCAGATTGAAACGGACAGGGCAAAGATCACGAGCGGCGTGCGGCATGCACGGACACTCGGTTCACCCATCGCGCTCGTTGTGGAAAATAAAGACTGGACCCACTGGACAAAAATCATGGGTGCAGCACCGATTACAGAAGAAGAAGAAAGTGAAATGAAACGCCAGATTTCAAGACCGAGACCTGGGCACGCAGATTTAAACGGGGCCATTAAGTATAATCACCGCGATATGAGAAATGTGTTAGAACGATCTTCCGCGCGTGAGACAACGGTTCGCGTGGCTGCCGGAGCCGTCGCTAAAAAGATTTTAGCGGAGCTCGGCATTAAAGTCGCCGGACATGTTCTGCAAATCGGCGGGGTAAAAGCCGAGAAAACCGATTACACATCTATTGAAGATCTCAAGCGGGTAACTGAGGAATCACCGGTCAGATGCTACGACGAAGAAGCAGGCCGTCAAATGATGGCAGCCATTGATGAAGCGAAGGCAAACGGCGACTCAATCGGCGGAATCGTTGAAGTGATTGTCGAAGGCATGCCCGTCGGTGTCGGAAGCTATGTCCATTATGACCGTAAACTTGACAGCAAGCTCGCCGCTGCCGTTCTGTCGATTAACGCGTTTAAAGGCGTAGAGTTTGGCATCGGTTTTGAAGCGGCCGGCAAAAACGGCAGTGATGTCCATGATGAAATCGTGTGGGATGAAGAGAAAGGCTATACACGCGCGACAAACAGGCTCGGAGGATTAGAAGGCGGTATGACGACAGGAATGCCGATCGTCGTACGCGGTGTTATGAAGCCGATCCCGACTTTATACAAGCCGCTTAAAAGCGTCGACATTGAAACGAAAGAACCGTTTTCAGCGAGTATTGAACGTTCAGACAGCTGCGCCGTTCCTGCAGCAAGCGTAGTGGCAGAAGCAGCAGTGGCCTGGGAAATCGCAAATGCCGTCGTAGAACAATTCGGCCTCGACCAGATCGACCGCATTAAAGAAAATGTAGAAAATATGAGAAAATTATCGAGGGAATTCTGA
- the aroH gene encoding chorismate mutase: MMIRGIRGATTVEQDTEQEILEKTQQLLEKIIEQNGCKPEDVVQILLSATPDIHSVFPAKAVRSLSGWQYVPVTCMQEMDVAGALKKCVRVLMTVQTDTPQDEIKHVYLEKAVVLRPDLSLTKNTDM, from the coding sequence ATGATGATACGCGGCATTCGCGGAGCAACAACGGTGGAGCAAGACACCGAACAAGAAATTTTAGAAAAAACACAGCAGCTGCTTGAAAAAATCATTGAACAAAATGGATGCAAACCGGAAGACGTTGTGCAGATCCTGTTATCCGCCACGCCTGATATCCATTCCGTATTTCCGGCAAAAGCGGTCCGCAGCCTTTCCGGATGGCAGTACGTCCCGGTGACGTGCATGCAGGAAATGGATGTCGCCGGCGCTCTGAAAAAGTGTGTCCGCGTCCTGATGACGGTTCAGACGGATACGCCTCAGGATGAAATCAAACATGTTTATCTAGAAAAAGCCGTTGTGTTAAGACCGGATTTATCATTGACAAAAAATACTGACATGTAA
- the ndk gene encoding nucleoside-diphosphate kinase encodes MEKTFIMVKPDGVQRQLIGEILSRFERKGLQLAGAKLMQVSEQMAENHYAEHKGKPFFGELVEFITSGPVFAMVWEGENVVEITRQLIGKTNPKDALPGTIRGDYGMFVGKNIIHGSDSLESAEREIQIFFKQEELVPYQKLMADWVY; translated from the coding sequence ATGGAAAAAACTTTTATCATGGTAAAACCGGACGGCGTACAGCGCCAGCTGATCGGAGAGATTTTATCAAGATTTGAACGTAAGGGCTTACAATTGGCAGGAGCCAAGCTAATGCAAGTTTCAGAACAGATGGCTGAAAACCATTATGCTGAACATAAAGGGAAACCGTTTTTCGGCGAGCTTGTGGAATTCATTACATCAGGACCCGTATTTGCAATGGTATGGGAAGGGGAAAATGTAGTAGAGATCACAAGACAGCTGATCGGAAAAACAAACCCGAAAGACGCACTGCCGGGCACGATTCGCGGTGATTACGGCATGTTTGTCGGCAAAAATATCATTCACGGTTCAGACTCCTTAGAAAGCGCTGAGCGGGAAATTCAGATTTTCTTTAAACAGGAAGAGCTTGTACCGTATCAAAAATTAATGGCCGACTGGGTGTACTAA
- the trpB gene encoding tryptophan synthase subunit beta, which yields MYPYPNEIGRYGEFGGKFVPETLMRPLEEIETAFKELKNDPVFHAEYKKLLFDYSGRPTALTFADRVSDDLGGAKIYLKREDLNHTGSHKINNALGQILLAKKMGKTKIIAETGAGQHGVAAATAAAKFGFECTVFMGEEDVARQSLNVFRMKLLGAEVVPVSSGNGTLKDATNEAIRYWVQHCEDHFYLIGSVVGPHPYPYIVREFQKIIGEEAKEQLLRVEGTLPDKVVACVGGGSNAMGIFQAFLDEDTELIGVEAAGKGIDTPLHAATIAKGTLGVIHGSMTYLIQDAYGQIIEPYSISAGLDYPGIGPEHAYLHKSGRVTYESVTDEEAIAALRLLSETEGILPAIESAHALAKAFEMAKDMDKDKIILVSLSGRGDKDVHTLMNVLENGVKTHV from the coding sequence ATGTATCCATATCCAAATGAAATCGGAAGATACGGCGAATTCGGAGGCAAATTTGTCCCTGAAACATTGATGCGGCCTCTCGAAGAAATCGAAACGGCTTTCAAAGAATTAAAGAATGATCCCGTATTTCATGCAGAATATAAAAAACTATTGTTTGATTACTCCGGAAGACCGACTGCATTGACGTTTGCAGACAGGGTGTCGGATGATTTGGGCGGGGCGAAAATCTATTTGAAAAGGGAAGATTTAAACCATACCGGTTCTCATAAAATCAACAACGCGTTAGGACAGATTCTGCTTGCCAAAAAGATGGGCAAAACGAAAATCATCGCCGAAACCGGTGCGGGGCAGCACGGCGTTGCAGCCGCGACAGCCGCCGCAAAATTCGGTTTTGAGTGTACGGTTTTTATGGGTGAAGAGGACGTTGCGCGCCAGTCGCTGAACGTATTCCGAATGAAACTGCTCGGCGCGGAGGTCGTGCCGGTCTCTAGCGGCAACGGCACACTGAAAGATGCGACGAATGAAGCGATCAGATATTGGGTTCAGCATTGTGAAGACCATTTTTACCTGATCGGTTCTGTCGTAGGTCCGCACCCGTATCCGTACATTGTGCGCGAGTTTCAGAAAATCATCGGCGAGGAAGCGAAAGAACAGCTCCTCAGGGTCGAAGGGACGCTCCCGGACAAGGTTGTTGCATGTGTCGGCGGCGGAAGCAATGCGATGGGCATATTTCAGGCCTTTTTAGACGAAGATACTGAGCTGATCGGCGTCGAGGCGGCCGGAAAAGGAATTGATACGCCTCTGCATGCGGCGACGATAGCAAAAGGGACGCTCGGGGTGATTCACGGCTCAATGACCTATTTAATACAAGATGCATACGGACAGATTATCGAACCGTATTCCATTTCAGCAGGCCTCGATTACCCGGGGATCGGGCCTGAGCATGCCTATCTGCATAAAAGCGGCCGTGTAACATATGAAAGTGTGACAGACGAAGAAGCGATTGCCGCGTTGCGTCTGCTTTCTGAAACAGAAGGCATTCTTCCGGCTATTGAATCTGCACACGCCTTGGCAAAAGCATTTGAAATGGCGAAAGACATGGATAAAGACAAAATCATTCTCGTCAGTCTGTCGGGAAGAGGAGATAAAGATGTTCATACGCTGATGAATGTTTTGGAAAACGGGGTGAAGACACATGTTTAA
- the trpC gene encoding indole-3-glycerol phosphate synthase TrpC gives MLDQIIQQKKEEIKSIVLPENRQIERRSFREAILNPNRFIGLIAEVKKASPSKGLIKEHFVPEKIAADYEAAKADAISVLTDTRFFQGRNQFLTDVKQTVSLPVLRKDFIIDSLQVEESYRIGADAILLIGEALEPSKLHELYLEAREKDMDVLVEVHDETVLERILQVFQPEILGINNRDLKTFRTSVSQTEKMADLVPDGCLLVSESGIGSLADLKFVNKHGARAVLIGESLMREDSQQKAIRGLFGE, from the coding sequence ATGCTTGATCAAATCATTCAGCAGAAAAAAGAAGAAATCAAATCCATCGTGCTGCCGGAAAACCGTCAAATTGAACGGAGATCCTTTAGAGAAGCGATCCTGAACCCGAACCGTTTTATCGGACTGATTGCCGAAGTAAAAAAAGCTTCGCCGTCTAAAGGACTGATTAAAGAGCATTTTGTTCCCGAAAAGATTGCGGCGGATTATGAAGCTGCCAAAGCGGATGCCATCTCTGTTCTGACGGATACCCGTTTTTTTCAGGGAAGAAATCAATTTTTGACAGATGTGAAACAAACCGTTTCTCTTCCCGTGCTGAGAAAGGATTTTATTATTGATTCCCTGCAGGTGGAGGAATCGTACCGGATCGGCGCCGATGCGATTTTGCTGATCGGGGAAGCGTTGGAACCCTCAAAGCTTCATGAGCTTTATCTGGAGGCCCGTGAGAAGGATATGGACGTTCTCGTGGAAGTCCATGATGAAACCGTCCTTGAACGGATTTTACAGGTGTTTCAGCCGGAAATTCTCGGCATAAACAACCGGGATTTAAAAACGTTCCGTACTTCTGTTTCACAAACGGAAAAAATGGCGGATCTTGTGCCGGACGGCTGTCTGCTGGTCAGCGAAAGCGGCATCGGTTCTTTGGCTGACCTGAAATTCGTCAATAAGCACGGGGCGCGGGCTGTATTGATCGGAGAATCTTTAATGAGAGAGGATTCGCAGCAAAAGGCGATCCGCGGGCTGTTCGGGGAGTGA
- the hepT gene encoding heptaprenyl diphosphate synthase component II, which yields MKFKMAYSFLNDDIDVIERELEQTVRSDYPLLSEAGLHLLQAGGKRIRPVFVLLSGMFGDYDINKIKYVAVTLEMIHMASLVHDDVIDDAELRRGKPTIKAKWDNRIAMYTGDYMLAGSLEMMTRLDEPKAHRILSKTIVEVCLGEIEQIRDKYNMEQNLRTYLRRIKRKTALLIAVSCQLGAIASGADEKIHKALYWFGYYVGMSYQIIDDILDFTSTEEELGKPVGGDLLQGNVTLPVLYALRQPELRNQLKLINSETTQEQLAPIIKNIKRTDAIEKSMAVSDRYLKKAFEKLNTLPRGRARSSLAAIAKYIGKRKF from the coding sequence ATGAAATTTAAAATGGCCTATTCTTTTTTAAATGACGATATTGATGTGATCGAAAGGGAGCTTGAGCAGACGGTGCGGTCTGACTATCCCTTGCTGAGCGAAGCGGGGCTCCATCTGCTTCAGGCGGGAGGCAAGCGCATCCGCCCTGTTTTCGTATTGCTTTCCGGCATGTTCGGTGACTATGACATTAATAAAATAAAATATGTAGCGGTGACGCTGGAAATGATTCATATGGCATCCCTCGTGCATGACGACGTCATCGATGACGCCGAGCTGCGGAGAGGAAAGCCGACCATTAAAGCCAAATGGGACAACCGCATTGCCATGTATACCGGTGATTATATGCTTGCGGGCTCGCTTGAGATGATGACGAGACTCGATGAGCCGAAAGCCCACCGGATCCTGTCCAAAACCATCGTAGAAGTTTGCCTCGGAGAAATTGAACAGATCAGAGATAAATACAATATGGAACAAAACCTCAGAACCTATTTGCGCCGCATCAAACGGAAAACGGCTCTTCTCATCGCCGTCAGCTGCCAGCTCGGCGCCATCGCTTCGGGAGCTGATGAGAAGATTCATAAAGCATTATATTGGTTCGGCTATTACGTTGGCATGTCCTATCAAATTATTGATGACATTCTTGATTTCACTTCCACTGAAGAGGAACTGGGAAAACCTGTCGGAGGAGATCTGCTGCAAGGAAATGTCACTCTGCCCGTTTTGTACGCGTTGCGTCAGCCTGAATTGAGAAATCAGCTGAAATTAATTAACAGTGAAACAACACAGGAGCAGCTTGCCCCCATTATTAAAAATATAAAACGCACAGACGCGATTGAAAAATCAATGGCCGTCAGTGACAGGTACTTAAAAAAAGCGTTTGAAAAGCTGAATACACTGCCGAGAGGCCGTGCGCGCTCATCATTGGCCGCAATCGCGAAATATATCGGCAAACGAAAATTTTAA